The proteins below come from a single Myripristis murdjan chromosome 10, fMyrMur1.1, whole genome shotgun sequence genomic window:
- the LOC115366973 gene encoding NLR family CARD domain-containing protein 3-like, translating to QEVLDEHKISLRRRCEFVTEGTAAAGTGTPLNRIYTELYITQGMSEGVNTQHEVWQLETTSKMETLSDTPIKCHDIFKPLPGQDTHIRVVVTQGVAGIGKTFSVQKFTLDWAEGLENQHVSLVVLLSFRELNLIKDERYSLLQLLRVFHPTLQTVTAEKLAVCKVVFIFDGLDESRFLLDFQNNEVVSDVTQTSSVDVLLTNLIKGNLLPSALLWITSRPAAANQIPPTCVERVTEVQGFTDLQKEEYFRRRSSDEELCSRIISHIKASRSLHIMCHIPVFCWITATVVEHMLTTDQRGDLPKSLTDMYSHFLLVQTQRKKHKYDERHDRSQQELRETDREVLLKLGRLAFEHLEKGNLMFYQEDLEECGLDVREASVYSGVCTEIFKTECVLFQRKVYCFVHLSIQEFLAAVYIFHCYTNRNTEVLARVMRSECDDKKPSLNIFLKTVMSEALKSENGHLDLFVRFLHGLSLESNQKLLVGLLGSKQRLLGRLLGRTGSRPEDIQGVINNLKEMNTYSVSPDRGINIFHCLMEMNDLSVNQDIQEFLKSENRSKKKLSVIHCSALAYMLQMSEEVLDELDLKSYNTSDEGRRGLIPAVRNCRKARLRNCWLTESSCASLASALKSNPHLTELDLSENQLLGSAVELLSAGLESPNCRLETLRLRRCRLSESSCASLALALKSNPHLTELDLSENQLRDSGVKLLSAGLESPNCKLETLRLRDCRLTESSCASLASALNSNPHLTELDLSDNCLEDSGVELLSALVESPHCSLKTLRLKHVEDWILAGSLRGHACDLTLDPNTAHRNLRLSEDNRRVTWVREQQSCPDHPDRFDLWPQVLCREGLTGRCYWEVAVVLFTIRWQGEGFLLLLGAVGQSQTAESHPEPENL from the exons caggaggttttagacgagcataagatcagtctgaggaggagatgtgaatttgtgacagaaggaactgctgcagcaggaactggaacccccctcaacaggatctacactgagctctacatcacacagggaatGAGTGAaggggttaatacccaacatgaggtgtggcagctggagacaacatccaagatggagactctcagtgacactccaatcaagtgccacgacatctttaaacccttacctggccaagacacacacatcagagtagttgtgacgcagggcgttgctggcattggaaaaaccttctcagtgcagaagttcactctggactgggcagagggcttggaaaaccaacatgtcagtcttgtggttctgctttcgttccgggagctgaacttgatcaaagatgagcgctacagtcttctccagctgctccgtgttttccatccaacattacagacggtcacagcagagaagctcgccgtctgtaaagtcgtATTCATCTTTGatggcctggatgaaagcaggtttttattggatttccagaacaatgaggtcgtgtctgatgtcacacagacatcatcagtagacgtgctgttgacaaacctcatcaaggggaatctgcttccctcggctctcctctggataacttcgagacctgcagcagccaatcagatccctcctacatgtgtcgaaagggtaacagaagtgcaagggttcactgacctccagaaggaggagtacttcaggaggagatccagtgatgaggagctgtgcagcagaatcatctcacacatcaaggcgtccaggagcctccacatcatgtgccacatcccagtcttctgctggatcactgctacagttgtggagcacatgttgactacagaccagagaggagatctgcccaagagcctgactgacatgtactcacacttcctgctggttcagacacagaggaagaagcacaagtacgatgagagacatgacaggagtcagcaggagctgagggagactgacagggaagttcttctgaagctgggcaggctggcgtttgaacatctggagaaaggcaacctgatgttctaccaagaagacctggaggagtgtggtcttgatgtcagagaggcctcggtgtactcaggagtgtgcacagagatcttcaaaaccgagtgtgtgctctttcagagaaaagtctactgctttgttcatctgagcattcaggagtttctcgctgcagtctacatcttccactgctacaccaacaggaacacagaggtactggccagagtcatgaggAGTGAATGTGATGACAAAAAGCCATCGTTGAATATCTTCCTGAAGacagtcatgtctgaagccctgAAGAGCGAaaatggtcacctggacctctttgtccgtttccttcatggcctctcactggagtccaaccagaaGCTCTTAGTGGGCCTGCTAGGGTCTAAACAGAGGCTCTTAGGACGTCTGCTGGGTCGGACAGGgagcagaccagaagacatccagggagtcatcaacaacctgaaggagatgaaCACCTACAGTGTCTCTCCTGACAGaggcatcaacatcttccactgtttgatggagatgaacgacctctcagtaaATCAGGATATCCAAGAGTTCCtcaagtcagagaacagatcaaagaagaaactctctgtgatccactgctcagctctggcctacatgctgcagatgtcagaggaggttctggatgagttggacCTGAAGTCGTACAACACATCAGATGAGGGAAGGCGgggactgatcccagctgtgaggaactgcaggaaggctcg attgaggaaCTGCtggttgacagagagcagctgtgcttctctggcctcggctctaaagtccaacccccatctgacagagctggacctgagtgagaaccagctgctgGGTTCAGCAGTGGAGCTGCtttctgctggactggagagtccaaactgtagactggagactctcag attgaggcgctgcaggttgtcagagagcagctgtgcttctctggccttggctctgaagtccaacccccatctgacagagctggacctgagtgagaaccagctgcgggattcaggagtgaagctgctgtctgctggactggagagtccaaactgcaaactggagactctcag actgagggactgcaggttgacagagagcagctgtgcttctctggcctcggctctgaactccaacccccatctgacagagctggacctgagtgacaactGTCTGGAGGATTCAGGAgttgagctgctgtctgctctggtggagagtccacactgcagcctgaagactctcag gctgaAACATGTAGAAGACTGGATTCTAGCTGGCAGCCTGAGAGGAC atgcctgtgatctcacactggatccaaacacagcgcaCAGAAACCTCCGTCtctctgaggacaacaggaggGTGACGTGGGTGAGAGAGCAGCAGTCGTgtcctgatcacccagacagatttgacctgtggcctcaggttctgtgtagagaaggtctgactgggcgatgttactgggaggt AGCTGTAGTCCTGTTTACAATCCGGTGGCAGGGTgagggcttcctgctgctgctgggggctGTGGGACAGAGCCAGACGGCTGAGAGTCACCCGGAgccagagaatctctaa
- the LOC115366971 gene encoding zinc finger protein 202-like, which yields MNRGGRAGRGRAARGQAGFLDQQTELEEPASGGEEVENADTGGPHGTEGEGGAEPTIADLAEILRTYMGQQEVREARMKEDAARQEQRFRALQQQFQLLQDEVQILTNPVPSLPAESEPLESEAYDRPPAQARAPSSLENAHPADAFSGQSRFSLEPKLGKLTENDDVEHFLITFERIAVACRWPKSDWAFRLIPLLTGEARSAYVHMDIDESLDYEKVKSAILTKYDINPETYRQRFRSLEVKPGESPKELYCRLKELFGKWTQPKGKTVQEISEILILEQYLRMLSPELQVWIREHGPSSASEAAALADVFVAARKKSQPWSYNSWKAGKEARRPAPPQNHQRPAAGQKCNVAVTRARVKQPDEPSLTLSTLPFYGAELETKPGKSRKPRNQKRQEKFKGTVVKTSVEAAPELPLGFELPNNVIELQQSDSSLTTFLQRAKEKETKADTSTEEYFLQNGILYRQHGPVAQLVVPQAARDAVLTLGHAVPWAGHLGKHKTTARIKRYFHWPGLRFSQE from the exons ATGAACCgtggaggaagagcaggaagagggagagcagcAAGAGGCCAGGCAGGTTTTCTGGACCAACAGACTGAATTGGAGGAGCCTGCTAGTGGAGGGGAAGAAGTGGAGAATGCAGACACTGGAGGACCTCATGGCACTGAGGGTGAAGGTGGTGCAGAGCCAACAATAGCTGATCTGGCTGAAATCCTGCGAACCTATATGGGGCAACAGGAAGTCCGAGAGGCTCGCATGAAGGAGGACGCGGCGCGCCAGGAGCAGAGGTTTagagcactgcagcagcagttccAGCTTCTGCAGGATGAGGTACAAATTCTCACTAACCCTGTTCCTAGTTTGCCAGCAGAGTCGGAACCCTTGGAGTCAGAGGCCTATGACAGGCCTCCTGCACAGGCCCGAGCTCCTTCCTCATTAGAAAATGCACACCCTGCTGATGCTTTCTCAGGTCAGTCTCGATTCTCCCTTGAACCTAAGTTGGGAAAGCTGACAGAGAATGATGATGTTGAACATTTCCTTATCACCTTTGAAAGAATTGCGGTAGCATGTCGATGGCCTAAATCTGACTGGGCTTTCCGGCTTATCCCACTATTAACTGGGGAGGCAAGGAGTGCCTATGTACACATGGATATTGATGAATCACTTGACtatgaaaaagtaaaatcagCCATTCTAACTAAGTATGACATCAATCCTGAGACCTACAGGCAGAGGTTCCGCTCCCTGGAGGTGAAACCTGGCGAAAGTCCAAAGGAGCTTTATTGCAGGCTAAAAGAGCTATTTGGGAAATGGACCCAGCCCAAAGGTAAAACTGTACAGGAGATCAGTGAAATTCTTATTTTGGAGCAATACTTGAGAATGTTGTCtcctgagctgcaggtgtggatTCGGGAGCATGGTCCTTCTTCAGCCTCTGAAGCAGCTGCACTGGCGGATGTGTTCGTGGCTGCCCGGAAGAAAAGCCAGCCCTGGAGCTATAATTCCTGGAAGGCAGGAAAGGAGGCACGCAGGCCAGCTCCCCCTCAAAACCACCAGAGGCCAGCCGCAG GTCAGAAATGTAATGTTGCAGTCACCAGAGCTCGAGTGAAGCAGCCAGATGAGCCATCCCTGACTCTCAGTACCTTGCCTTTTTATGGGGCCGAGTTGGAGACAAAACCCGGGAAGTCTCGGAAACCACGCAACCAGAAAAGACAAGAGAAGTTTAAGGGTACAGTGGTAAAGACATCTGTGGAGGCTGCTCCAGAGCTGCCTTTAGGCTTTGAGCTGCCAAATAATGTGATTGAGTTGCAACAGAGTGATTCCAGCTTGACTACTTTCTTGCAGAGAGCAAAGGAGAAGGAGACCAAGGCTGACACCAGCACAGAGGAATACTTCTTGCAGAATGGCATTCTCTACCGGCAGCATGGGCCAGTCGCACAGCTAGTGGTTCCTCAAGCAGCCCGAGATGCAGTACTTACCTTGGGCCATGCTGTTCCCTGGGCTGGCCACCTGGGGAAACACAAGACCACAGCGCGCATCAAGCGGTACTTCCACTGGCCTGGCTTACG TTTTTCTCAAGAGTAG